One region of Drosophila kikkawai strain 14028-0561.14 chromosome 2R, DkikHiC1v2, whole genome shotgun sequence genomic DNA includes:
- the LOC108072011 gene encoding probable cytochrome P450 12d1 proximal, mitochondrial isoform X1, which produces MNIWQNTQRAAYSIRFVRSASTQTAAQAFQVTENVTTEPRPYSEIPRPGKLEFIRAFMPGGEFHDASIVDFAMAMRKRYGDIFIMPGVFGRKDWVTTFSPKDIAMVFRNEGNWPNRETFGSLTYFRTHKRPDVYGDMLGLVSAQSEAWGKMRSALNPIFMQPKGLKSYYEPLSDINNEFIERIKEVRDSKTLEVPENFMEEISRLIFDSLSLVAFDRQMGLLRKNRDNPDALTLFKQSKEALRYVFELDVQPSMWKVFPTPTYRKMMRLLDESLTVAQKLLKETQDLLEKRRLAGETINSNSMLERMMEVDPKMAMIMSLDILFAGVDATSNLLSAVLLCLAKNPEKQAKLREELLKIMPTKDTALNEETMKDMPYLRAVIKEALRYYPNGLGNLRACPSDVVLSGYNVPKDSTVVLGSNVLFQDNNYYPQAEEFLPERWLRDAETGKKIPVNAFTYLPFGFGPRMCIGKRLVDLEVETSVAKVIRNFQVEFNYDASRPYKTFFIMEAAIPFRFKFTDLDY; this is translated from the exons atgaataTTTGGCAAAATACGCAGCGGGCAGCCTATTCCATTCGCTTTGTGAGGTCAGCTTCCACACAGACGGCGGCCCAGGCTTTT CAGGTGACTGAAAATGTGACCACAGAGCCGAGACCCTACAGTGAGATTCCGCGACCCGGAAAATTGGAATTCATTCGGGCTTTCATGCCGGGCGGCGAGTTTCACGATGCATCTATAGTGGATTTTGCCATGGCAATGAGAAAACGCTATGGCGATATCTTTATAATGCCAGGAGTATTTGGCAGAAAGGACTGGGTCACTACGTTCAGTCCCAAGGATATAGCCATGGTTTTTCGGAACGAGGGAAATTGGCCAAACAGAGAGACCTTCGGTTCGCTTACCTACTTTCGCACTCACAAAAGACCCGATGTTTATGGGGATATGCTGGGTCTAGTATCTGC TCAGTCAGAGGCTTGGGGTAAAATGCGTTCAGCCCTCAATCCAATATTTATGCAACCAAAGGGTCTAAAGTCCTACTACGAACCACTTTCCGACATAAACAATGAGTTTATTGAGCG TATCAAAGAGGTAAGAGACTCCAAGACCCTGGAAGTCCCCGAAAACTTCATGGAGGAGATCAGCCGTTTGATCTTTGATTCTCTGAGTCTGGTGGCCTTCGATCGGCAAATGGGTCTCCTTCGTAAGAACCGAGATAATCCCGATGCCTTGACATTGTTCAAGCAATCGAAAGAGGCCCTGAGGTATGTCTTCGAGTTGGATGTCCAGCCTTCTATGTGGAAGGTTTTTCCCACGCCCACATACAGGAAAATGATGCGACTGCTGGATGAGAGCTTAACGGTGGCTCAGAAATTGCTTAAGGAAACCCAGGACTTACTGGAAAAGCGTCGACTGGCTGGCGAAACAATCAATAGCAATAGCATGCTTGAAAGGATGATGGAGGTGGATCCCAAGATGGCCATGATCATGAGTCTGGACATTCTGTTTGCAGGCGTCGATGCCACATCCAATCTTCTCTCGGCTGTGCTGCTTTGTTTGGCCAAAAATCCCGAGAAGCAGGCCAAGTTAAGGGAAGAACTCCTCAAGATAATGCCCACAAAGGATACAGCTCTGAATGAGGAGACCATGAAGGATATGCCTTATTTGAGGGCTGTGATTAAGGAGGCCCTGCGTTACTATCCCAATGGCCTGGGTAACCTGCGTGCCTGTCCCTCGGATGTGGTCCTTTCGGGTTATAATGTGCCCAAGGACAGTACCGTGGTGCTGGGATCGAATGTCCTCTTCCAGGACAACAACTACTATCCGCAGGCCGAGGAGTTCCTACCGGAACGTTGGCTCCGGGATGCTGAGACTGGAAAGAAGATACCTGTGAATGCCTTTACCTACCTGCCCTTCGGATTCGGTCCTCGAATGTGTATTGGCAAGAGATTGGTGGACCTCGAGGTGGAGACGAGTGTGGCCAAGGTGATCAGGAACTTCCAGGTGGAATTCAACTACGATGCTAGTCGCCCCTACAAGACCTTCTTCATCATGGAAGCCGCCATACCATTCCGCTTTAAGTTTACCGACCTAgattactaa
- the LOC108072011 gene encoding probable cytochrome P450 12d1 proximal, mitochondrial isoform X2, whose protein sequence is MNIWQNTQRAAYSIRFVRSASTQTAAQAFVTENVTTEPRPYSEIPRPGKLEFIRAFMPGGEFHDASIVDFAMAMRKRYGDIFIMPGVFGRKDWVTTFSPKDIAMVFRNEGNWPNRETFGSLTYFRTHKRPDVYGDMLGLVSAQSEAWGKMRSALNPIFMQPKGLKSYYEPLSDINNEFIERIKEVRDSKTLEVPENFMEEISRLIFDSLSLVAFDRQMGLLRKNRDNPDALTLFKQSKEALRYVFELDVQPSMWKVFPTPTYRKMMRLLDESLTVAQKLLKETQDLLEKRRLAGETINSNSMLERMMEVDPKMAMIMSLDILFAGVDATSNLLSAVLLCLAKNPEKQAKLREELLKIMPTKDTALNEETMKDMPYLRAVIKEALRYYPNGLGNLRACPSDVVLSGYNVPKDSTVVLGSNVLFQDNNYYPQAEEFLPERWLRDAETGKKIPVNAFTYLPFGFGPRMCIGKRLVDLEVETSVAKVIRNFQVEFNYDASRPYKTFFIMEAAIPFRFKFTDLDY, encoded by the exons atgaataTTTGGCAAAATACGCAGCGGGCAGCCTATTCCATTCGCTTTGTGAGGTCAGCTTCCACACAGACGGCGGCCCAGGCTTTT GTGACTGAAAATGTGACCACAGAGCCGAGACCCTACAGTGAGATTCCGCGACCCGGAAAATTGGAATTCATTCGGGCTTTCATGCCGGGCGGCGAGTTTCACGATGCATCTATAGTGGATTTTGCCATGGCAATGAGAAAACGCTATGGCGATATCTTTATAATGCCAGGAGTATTTGGCAGAAAGGACTGGGTCACTACGTTCAGTCCCAAGGATATAGCCATGGTTTTTCGGAACGAGGGAAATTGGCCAAACAGAGAGACCTTCGGTTCGCTTACCTACTTTCGCACTCACAAAAGACCCGATGTTTATGGGGATATGCTGGGTCTAGTATCTGC TCAGTCAGAGGCTTGGGGTAAAATGCGTTCAGCCCTCAATCCAATATTTATGCAACCAAAGGGTCTAAAGTCCTACTACGAACCACTTTCCGACATAAACAATGAGTTTATTGAGCG TATCAAAGAGGTAAGAGACTCCAAGACCCTGGAAGTCCCCGAAAACTTCATGGAGGAGATCAGCCGTTTGATCTTTGATTCTCTGAGTCTGGTGGCCTTCGATCGGCAAATGGGTCTCCTTCGTAAGAACCGAGATAATCCCGATGCCTTGACATTGTTCAAGCAATCGAAAGAGGCCCTGAGGTATGTCTTCGAGTTGGATGTCCAGCCTTCTATGTGGAAGGTTTTTCCCACGCCCACATACAGGAAAATGATGCGACTGCTGGATGAGAGCTTAACGGTGGCTCAGAAATTGCTTAAGGAAACCCAGGACTTACTGGAAAAGCGTCGACTGGCTGGCGAAACAATCAATAGCAATAGCATGCTTGAAAGGATGATGGAGGTGGATCCCAAGATGGCCATGATCATGAGTCTGGACATTCTGTTTGCAGGCGTCGATGCCACATCCAATCTTCTCTCGGCTGTGCTGCTTTGTTTGGCCAAAAATCCCGAGAAGCAGGCCAAGTTAAGGGAAGAACTCCTCAAGATAATGCCCACAAAGGATACAGCTCTGAATGAGGAGACCATGAAGGATATGCCTTATTTGAGGGCTGTGATTAAGGAGGCCCTGCGTTACTATCCCAATGGCCTGGGTAACCTGCGTGCCTGTCCCTCGGATGTGGTCCTTTCGGGTTATAATGTGCCCAAGGACAGTACCGTGGTGCTGGGATCGAATGTCCTCTTCCAGGACAACAACTACTATCCGCAGGCCGAGGAGTTCCTACCGGAACGTTGGCTCCGGGATGCTGAGACTGGAAAGAAGATACCTGTGAATGCCTTTACCTACCTGCCCTTCGGATTCGGTCCTCGAATGTGTATTGGCAAGAGATTGGTGGACCTCGAGGTGGAGACGAGTGTGGCCAAGGTGATCAGGAACTTCCAGGTGGAATTCAACTACGATGCTAGTCGCCCCTACAAGACCTTCTTCATCATGGAAGCCGCCATACCATTCCGCTTTAAGTTTACCGACCTAgattactaa
- the LOC108072209 gene encoding probable cytochrome P450 12d1 proximal, mitochondrial, whose amino-acid sequence MNTLNSVRCRASATGPFQSLRSSSALAQPQVKANVSEESKAFSEIPRPSKLKFMRAFMPGGEFYNASITEYTSTMRKRYGDIFIMPGMFGRKDWVTTFNTKDIEMVFRNEGIWPHRDGLDSIVYFRQHVRPDVYGEMQGLVASQDETWGKLRSAVNPIFMQPRGLRMYYEPLSNINNEFIERIKEIRDPQTSEVPDNFMDEVSRMIFESLALVAFDRQMGLIRKNRDNPDAMTLFQTTRDIFRLTFSLDFQPSMWKIISTPTYRKMKKTLNDSLDVAQKMLKENQDELEKRRIAGENINSNSMLERLMEINPKMAVIMSLDILFAGVDATSTLLAAVLLCLSKHPEKQLKLREELLRIMPTKNTLLNEETMKDMPYLRAVIKETLRYYPNGLGTMRTSPNDVVLSGYNVPKGSTVLMGANVLMKDPVFYPRPNEFLPERWLRDPETGKKMQVSPFTYLPFGFGPRMCIGKRVVDLEIETSVAKLIRNFQVEFNRDASRPFKTMFVMEPAIPFPFKFTDIEQKVTEY is encoded by the exons ATGAATACCTTAAACAGTGTGCGATGCCGGGCAAGTGCCACAGGCCCCTTCCAATCTCTGAGATCGTCATCGGCCTTGGCCCAGCCTCAGGTCAAAGCCAAT gtGTCTGAGGAATCGAAAGCCTTTAGCGAGATTCCACGACCAAGTAAACTGAAATTCATGAGGGCCTTTATGCCCGGTGGTGAATTCTATAATGCCTCCATTACGGAATATACTTCAACGATGCGAAAGCGATATGGCGATATATTTATAATGCCAGGAATGTTTGGGCGCAAGGATTGGGTCACCACATTTAATACCAAGGATATAGAGATGGTTTTCCGCAACGAGGGAATCTGGCCACATCGCGATGGCCTGGATTCGATAGTATATTTCCGCCAACATGTGCGACCCGATGTTTATGGAGAGATGCAGGGTTTGGTGGCTTC ACAAGATGAAACTTGGGGCAAGCTCCGTTCAGCCGTAAATCCTATATTTATGCAACCCAGAGGCTTGAGAATGTATTACGAACCCTTGTCCAACATTAATAATGAGTTTATAGAAAG AATTAAAGAAATTCGCGATCCCCAGACCTCGGAAGTGCCCGACAACTTTATGGACGAAGTTAGCCGAATGATTTTTGAGTCTCTGGCTCTGGTGGCCTTTGATAGGCAAATGGGTTTGATCAGAAAGAACAGGGATAATCCCGATGCCATGACCCTTTTCCAGACCACCAGGGATATCTTTCGATTGACCTTCAGCTTGGATTTCCAGCCCTCGATGTGGAAAATCATCTCCACTCCTACTTACagaaaaatgaagaaaaccCTGAACGACAGCTTGGATGTGGCCCAGAAAATGCTGAAGGAAAATCAAGATGAGCTGGAAAAGCGCCGCATAGCGggggaaaatattaatagCAATAGTATGCTGGAGCGATTGATGGAGATCAATCCCAAAATGGCAGTGATCATGAGCTTGGACATCCTTTTCGCTGGTGTGGATGCCACTTCCACGCTTCTGGCTGCAGTTCTCTTGTGCCTCTCCAAGCATCCGGAGAAGCAGCTGAAGTTGCGAGAGGAGCTGCTAAGGATTATGCCCACGAAAAATACTCTGCTCAATGAGGAGACCATGAAGGATATGCCCTACTTGAGGGCAGTGATCAAGGAGACACTGCGATATTATCCCAATGGCTTGGGCACCATGAGGACTTCTCCAAATGATGTGGTGCTATCTGGATATAATGTGCCCAAGGGGTCTACTGTTCTAATGGGTGCCAATGTTCTCATGAAGGACCCCGTCTTCTATCCCCGTCCTAATGAATTTCTGCCCGAACGCTGGCTAAGGGATCCTGAGACGGGCAAGAAGATGCAGGTCAGTCCCTTCACCTATTTACCCTTTGGCTTTGGACCTCGAATGTGCATCGGCAAGAGGGTGGTGGATCTGGAGATCGAGACCAGCGTGGCCAAGCTGATTCGCAATTTCCAGGTGGAGTTCAACAGGGATGCCAGCAGGCCCTTCAAGACCATGTTTGTTATGGAGCCCGCTATACCATTTCCCTTCAAGTTCACCGATATTGAACAGAAAGTGACTGAGTATTAA